From Streptomyces sp. NBC_01551:
TCCTCTTCGTCTTCGCGGAGTGCGTGCCTTTCGCGATCGCCCTGCTGGTGCTCCTCGTCGAGTTCACGCCCCTGCACGTCCTGTACACCGGCCCCCTGCTGGTGGCGACTCCCGCTCTGGCGGCCGTGACGATGGGGCCCAAGGGCACGCTCGCGGCGGCGGGGACGGCCGTCGGTGTCAGCGTGGCCACCGCCACCTACAACCAGGCCTGGGGCAGCCAGCAGGTCTACACGAACTTCCTGGCCCTGTTCCTGGTCGCGGTGGCGAGCTTCATGACGAGCCGCGCCGCGCGCACGCGCACGGAGAACGAGCTCAACCAGGTCCGCCGCATCGCCACGGCCGCCCAGGACGTCCTGCTGCGGCCGGTGCCGGACCGGCTGGGCCCCGTACGGGCGGCCAGCATGTACCTGGCGGCCGAGACCGGCGCGCAGATCGGCGGCGACCTGTACGACGTGATCCAGACGCGGTACGGGGTCCGGATGATCGTCGGGGACGTCCGGGGCAAGGGACTGCCCGCCGTACGGGCCGCCGCGATCGTGCTGGGCGCGTTCCGGGAGGCCGTGCACTACGAGGACGACCTGGTGGAGGTCGTGAACCACTGCGGAGCGGCCCTGCGGCGGGACGCCGTCGTCGCGGGCGCGACGGGTGGGGAGGACGCCCTCCTGGAGGGGTTCGTCACCGCGCTCGTGGCCCAGATCCCGGACAGCCCTCACGTCGAGGTGATCAACCGGGGCCATCCGCCACCGCTGCTGCTGTGCGACGGCGCGGTCACGCCTTTGATGCCCGCCGCCCCTTTGCCGCCGCTCGGCCTGGAGGAGTTCGTCACCGGTCCTCCCGGGCGGCCGGACAGCCATCCGTTCGCACCGGGAGACCGGCTGCTGCTGTACACCGACGGCGTCATCGAGGCCCGCGACCGGGACAGCGCCTTCTTCGACCTGGCCGGGGCCATGGTGACCATGCGCGACCGCACCCGGGAGGCGTTCTTGCAGGGCCTGCACCAGGCCTTGCTGCGCCACACCGGGAGCCGCCTGGCGGACGACGTGGCGGTCGTCGTGGTCGACCGCTGCGAGGACGAGGAGCACCCGCCGGCCGGCGGTCCGGCGTAGCGCCGACTCGCCCGGACGGTGCCGGGCGCGACAGCATGGAGTCAGGGCGGTCGGCGGGTTGCCCCCGGCAGGAGGTGATACGGGCAGTGACCGGTCATGGCTTTGCGTTCTGCGGGGCTGAGCTTGCCGCTGTCTACGTGGTCGCCGACCAGGGCAGGGAACTCCATCTGGCCGAGCTGACCGGAAACCGCGGCGTCCTGTACGGGCTGCCCGCGATCCTCGCCGTGGCCGGCCATTCGCCCGCCGCCAACGCCTACCGCTCCGGCCGCCCGCTGTGGCTGACTCCCCAGGAACTCGCCACCTTCATCGAGGACGATCCCCACCACTTCCCCACCCGGGTCCGGGACGGCGATCCCGACCCGCCGGCCAGGATCTCGCTGGGCGCGCTGCCGCTGGGGCACCGCGACCAGGAGCTGGGGTGCCTGATCG
This genomic window contains:
- a CDS encoding PP2C family protein-serine/threonine phosphatase, coding for MRAPLRSPLGPRADGHHQVLFVFAECVPFAIALLVLLVEFTPLHVLYTGPLLVATPALAAVTMGPKGTLAAAGTAVGVSVATATYNQAWGSQQVYTNFLALFLVAVASFMTSRAARTRTENELNQVRRIATAAQDVLLRPVPDRLGPVRAASMYLAAETGAQIGGDLYDVIQTRYGVRMIVGDVRGKGLPAVRAAAIVLGAFREAVHYEDDLVEVVNHCGAALRRDAVVAGATGGEDALLEGFVTALVAQIPDSPHVEVINRGHPPPLLLCDGAVTPLMPAAPLPPLGLEEFVTGPPGRPDSHPFAPGDRLLLYTDGVIEARDRDSAFFDLAGAMVTMRDRTREAFLQGLHQALLRHTGSRLADDVAVVVVDRCEDEEHPPAGGPA